In the Lepus europaeus isolate LE1 chromosome 18, mLepTim1.pri, whole genome shotgun sequence genome, one interval contains:
- the LOC133777372 gene encoding transcription initiation protein SPT3 homolog — protein sequence MNNTAASPMYTTTSNSERSTGKSISFVAEIMSMMFSLGDARRPVHETVVLVEDVVRTQLINLLRQAAEVSQLRGARVISPEDLLFLMRKDKKKLRRLLKYMFMRDYKSKIIKSIDEDDLPENKVSGSSKTNKRQKIVQDFFNSIDQTGELMAMLENDEIDEVKQERMERAERQTRIMDSAQYAEFYKSRHLSFSKKSSKFRDWLDCSSMEIKPTVVTMEILADLAYETVAQLVDLALLVRQDMVTKAGDPLSHAVSATFMQYHSSAESAAACGIEAQRDAIQPCHIREAVRRYGHKIGPLSPFTSAYCRSEMAFLAC from the coding sequence atgaataatACTGCAGCTAGCCCAATGTATACCACCACTTCAAATAGTGAAAGAAGTACAGGGAAGTCTATAAGCTTCGTGGCAGAAATAATGAGTATGATGTTTTCTTTGGGTGATGCCAGGAGGCCTGTTCATGAAACAGTGGTTTTGGTAGAAGATGTGGTGCGCACTCAGTTAATTAATCTGTTACGGCAAGCTGCTGAAGTTTCTCAGCTGCGGGGAGCAAGGGTAATTTCTCCTGAAGATCTTCTGTTTTTGATGCGCAAAGATAAGAAAAAACTTAGAAGACTGTTAAAATACATGTTTATGCGAGACTACAAATCAAAGATTATCAAAAGCATAGATGAAGATGATCTTCCAGAAAACAAAGTGAGTGGcagcagcaaaacaaacaaaagacaaaaaattgtTCAAGACTTCTTCAACTCTATTGACCAGACTGGAGAACTAATGGCAATGCTTGAAAATGATGAAATTGATGAAGTTAAACAAGAAAGAATGGAGAGAGCAGAAAGACAAACTCGAATTATGGATTCAGCTCAATATGCAGAATTCTATAAAAGTCGACATTTAAGTTTCTCCAAGAAAAGTTCCAAATTTCGAGACTGGTTGGACTGCAGCAGTATGGAGATAAAGCCCACTGTTGTCACTATGGAAATTTTAGCAGATTTAGCATATGaaactgtggcacagctggtggaTTTGGCTCTTCTTGTGAGACAGGACATGGTAACCAAGGCAGGGGACCCCTTAAGCCATGCCGTTTCTGCAACCTTCATGCAGTATCACAGCTCTGCTGAGAGTGCTGCAGCCTGTGGTATTGAGGCTCAGCGCGATGCCATCCAGCCCTGCCACATCAGAGAAGCTGTTCGACGCTATGGCCACAAGATTGGTCCCCTTTCCCCATTCACAAGTGCCTACTGCAGGAGTGAGATGGCTTTTCTAGCCTGCTGA